TCTCGGCTTCCGAAACCGCCTCGCGCTTGGCATTGGCGACGATCTCGTCCGCCTGGCCCTTCACCTCGCGCTGGCGGCGCTCGTAGCTGGCATAGATCTCCTGCGCTTCCTCGCGCAGGCGACGGGCCTCGGCCAGATCATTGCGGATGCCTTCGGCCCGCTTGTCCAGCAACCCGCCGACGATCTGCGGCACGCGGAAATAGACCAGGATGCCGACGAACAGCAGGAAGGCCAGCGTGACGATGAAGTCGGTGTTGCGCAGCGAGAAGAACGGGCCCGAAGCGGCAAGCGCAGGGCTCGCCATCAGGGCAAAGAGAACGCTCAGACGTTTCATTGCAGCGCCCCCTTCAGTCGCTGGTCGACCGCCGCATCGACCAGAGCCTGATCGACCTTGCCGCCGAAATTCTCCACCAGCGCCGCAGTCACCTCGCGGGCGACATTGCGCGCATCCTCGATGGCCGAGGCGCGGATCTCGCCGATGCGCTTTTCGGATTCCGCCGCGCGCGCGGCGATTTCCGCATCGGCATGGGCGATGGCGGCGTCCAGTTCCTTCTGGATCTCGGCCTTGTTGGCGGCCACGATCTTGCCGGCCTCGGCGCGGGCATCGGCCAGCGCCTTGTCATAGGCGGCTTCGGCTTCCTTGGCCTTCTGCTTGAATTCCTCGGCGGCCATCAGATCGCCGGTGATGGCGCCCTGGCGGTCCGAGATGACGCCGCCGATGCGCGGCAGCGCGATCCGCGACAGAACCCAGTAGATCACCGCCAGGATGACCAGCAGCCAGAAGATCTGGTTGCCGAAGGTGGTGAAATCCAGTTGCGGCATGCCGGGGGCGCTGGCGGCATGGCCAGCCGCGCCATGGGCTGCATCCGCCGCGCCGGCTACGGCATGGGCCGCATCGGCGCCATGACCCGCCGCTTCGGCGGATTCGGTGATGAC
This Paracoccus pantotrophus DNA region includes the following protein-coding sequences:
- a CDS encoding F0F1 ATP synthase subunit B — its product is MKRLSVLFALMASPALAASGPFFSLRNTDFIVTLAFLLFVGILVYFRVPQIVGGLLDKRAEGIRNDLAEARRLREEAQEIYASYERRQREVKGQADEIVANAKREAVSEAEKAKKALQLSIERRLKAAEEQIASAEAEAVRAVRDRAIQTAIGAATEILGKQASPAERSAGIDKAIEEVGRRLN
- a CDS encoding F0F1 ATP synthase subunit B'; translation: MFSLLQQTAPVVVEDSETVVITESAEAAGHGADAAHAVAGAADAAHGAAGHAASAPGMPQLDFTTFGNQIFWLLVILAVIYWVLSRIALPRIGGVISDRQGAITGDLMAAEEFKQKAKEAEAAYDKALADARAEAGKIVAANKAEIQKELDAAIAHADAEIAARAAESEKRIGEIRASAIEDARNVAREVTAALVENFGGKVDQALVDAAVDQRLKGALQ